The segment AGGGCGACAAGCTGGTCAAGACCTACCTGTGTGCTCCCGGACGGGCCGCGTTCCCCACGCCGACCGGCGACTTCAAGATCATGCGTAAGCTGCGCTACGCGCCGTGGATCAACCCGGGCAGCGACTGGGCGAAGAGCATGCCTGCGGTCATCCCCGCTGGCCCGAGCAACCCAATGGGTGTCACGAAGATCGGGATCAACTACCCCGGCATCTACATGCACGGCATCCCCCCTGGAGAGTTCGGCAGCATCGGGACCCACGCCAGCCATGGCTGCATGCGCATGATGCCGAGCACCGTGCTCGACCTCTACGGTCGCGTGAAGGTCGGCGATCCGGTCTACATCCGACCGTAGCGCGTTCGCTGAGCTCGGCTAAGCTACGCGCGCCGGCGCTGGAGCTTGCTCCAGTCACCGCCGATCGCCGGATCGATGACGAAGTGGACCACCGCCACGAGCCACCAGAGGCTTGTGGCGATCGCGGGACTCCACACGGCGACCACCATCGACGCGGCGAACACCGCCGGGGTGAGCCCCGCCTTGATCAGCGACGTGCGCATGTCGACGTCGGGTTGGGTCAATCCGGCTCGTTTCGCGTACACGATTAGCCCGAGGATCGACAGGCCGGTCAGCGTCATCGCTCCCGCGTAGATCTCGACGCCGAGGGTGGTGTCGCCGTACTCGGCGACGATCTGCGTCGGGATCGGCAGCAGGACCACGAAGAACAGCACCAGCAGGTTGAGCCACACGATCGAGCCATCGAGGCGCTCGAC is part of the Coriobacteriia bacterium genome and harbors:
- a CDS encoding DUF1211 domain-containing protein; the encoded protein is MTDRSATESAEATKRAFDRFVNFSDGVFAIAITLLALDVRLPDPGLGADALPLAPQLPALLPNLFAFMLSFVVIGGYWVAHRSLLRKVERLDGSIVWLNLLVLFFVVLLPIPTQIVAEYGDTTLGVEIYAGAMTLTGLSILGLIVYAKRAGLTQPDVDMRTSLIKAGLTPAVFAASMVVAVWSPAIATSLWWLVAVVHFVIDPAIGGDWSKLQRRRA